The DNA window AGCAAGACAAATTATAACCcccttgaagaaagaaaccacTCCCCCCATGATAACCCTACGTCCACAAATCCACCTAATTAACCTGCTCGAACCTAATTACTAGTAAAATAGTTGAAAGCAACCACACCCCCCAATCCAATCTCCTTGGCCCAAGCATCAAGATCATAGCGCATACGACTGAAATTGCCCAAGGTCTTTCCATCCGCAGGCGCGTACTTCTTATAATCAAAGCCCTCGGGCTGCTCatacaagaagaaggtgTACCGGTGCGGGGAACTACccggcggcggggcgggaCCGATATAGTTCGCGACGAAGGGGGCGTCTGTGCTCAGCGATTCGCCTGACACTTTCACGTTTGGTTGGATCCAGTGCAGGATTGGGCCGAGGACGTCGAAGGAGGGGAAGGGCGCGTCGATGTCCAGGCTGATTGCCAGGTAGGTCTTTGTCGGGGATGCTGAGGGGAAGGATAGGGTTGGTGGGGATTGGGCGTCTATATCGTAGCATGTTAGTTTTATAGGGAAAGGGAATATTTTATTACCTAGGGTAGATGTAGGTGAAGCAAGACTTACCAGCTCTAGGGATGTACTGTCCCGTCTCCACGTTCGCGTGCTGCCCCACCTTCAAGCCCAGGAGCTTGGACTTGTCATTCTCGATCAGGGCGAGACCGGCCTTGACGCTATTTTCGGAGGGCATTGTTGCAAGTGtcggggaagaaagatgtTGATGGAGGAAAGATGGAGGAAAGACGTCGGAGAGAGACCGAAAGAGACCGAGAGAGACTGAGGTTCGAGTCAGGGCTCCCTTATTGTTGATCTTTACACCGATTCCCGGAGTTTAGAGAGAGTTCGGCGATAAGACAGTATCTCCGCGACGATCTTGCAGATTTATCGCTAGTTTTGATAGAATATAATGTTGAGGAAGCTGATGGGGCTGTAATACTGAGAGCAAAGGGTTGAGGGGAGGTTAGTAGCTGGCGTTAATATCTAAGGGTTTGGACTAGGGGTTGGATACGGTATTGGCTGCAGTTGAAGTGATGATGTCAGAATGAATGTGATGTGTCGCACCGCAGAGAAAACCGTGTGAAATTCAAAGCGAGATCAAATATATGCAATGAACCGTGTTCCACCCTCATAAATAAAATAAACCCTAGAGCGCGATGAAGAAAGCAGACCTTCGCCGAGGCACAACCCCAACCCGTAGGACCGAGAAACCCACCGCCCAAAAAAGCAGACGCCACGCTAGAAATGTCGTAGATGAACCCGAACCCTCTCCGAGAGATAGTGCTTGTTGATCGAGCACACCAAACTTTTCCATGAATAAACTCCAAAAGCCAGAACCGTATGCGCGTAGTTTCATGAAGACATAAATGACAAGGAACGGGGAAGACAAGAAACAGACAATTCTAGCCCTAAGCAGTCTCGGCAGAGACAGAGCTAGTGACAGTCTTGTCCGCCTCGGTGTCAGCTACCGTATCAGCTTCCGTGTCAAGACGCGATTCGTCGATGTAGATCTCTCCCAGCTTGTGGTCAAGCAGTTCCGACGCTGTTTCGGGGTTgtcttcttgcgcttgctCTTGCTCCGCTGTAGCCTCCGCTGTAGCCTCCGGTATAGCCTCCGTTATAGCCTCCGGCTGGTCAAGAGAGACAGTCTCAACCGACTCTTTCCGTTCAGTCGGGAGGTCCTTCTCCACAATAGTAGCGTCTTCAACATCCGACTCGTGATCACCATCAATAGAGTGGAACTCTTCCAGCGGTGTTTCAGGAATGGACTCCATatcgtcttcatcaaagtCTTCATCGAGCACGGCAGGAACAGCTGCGCTGATCTGCAGTGATTTCACATTGGACGGAAGGTCACTGGCAGGCTCCACAGGTTCGATAGGCTCAGCAGACTCAGAGCGCTCGTTGGCTTCAGTAGGTTCGGTGCTGTGACTGGAGTGCGAGAGGCCGGTTGGAGAATTGGAATCCTGGCTGGATAGAGTATCCCAGATGTGCTCCGGGTGGCGGGGAGGAAGCGGAGGCGGCGTGGGACGCTTTGTCTTCGGGATGGTGACCAGGCGCGCACGAGTGAAAGTGGGCGACTTGGTCTTGGAGTCGCTGaattcctcttctcccagaGTCGGCGTAGTGACCAAGCGAGCACGAGTGAAAGTAGGCGACTTGGTCTTGGAGTCGCCGAATTCCTCACCCCCCAGAGTCGGCGTAGTCATGACAGCCTCCTGCGTAGTGACGGTAGCGTTGCTCACTTCGTGCACTTCcaggtcatcctcctcggagtcgaTTTCATGGGTATCATctactttttctttttcgtcatcctgctctttctcttccccagCGCCCCAACGAACGGGTTCCTCATCCCACGGGCTCTGTTGCAACGCAACGTCGGCAaattcctcctcctccttctccttcgcgcTGCGGGAGGATGCTCGGCTTACTGATGTCGGGGCAGTTAGCGGAGCCTCATCAGTTTGTGTGCCACGGTCTGCACTCATGTAGCTCTGGACGCTCGCGCGCCAGCTACCGGTGCGCCAGCTATTCCGCGGCGAGCTGTCCGCGCTGCGCCGCGAGAACGTGGCGAACACGGGGCTGTTGTGGTGTGGCCGGAATTCAAAAACATCAAGACTAGGCCTCACCTTCGTGCCGGCCTCCCGGATGAACAGGCCCTCGGCCTCCAACGCTTTCACTCCGTACGGGTCTGGGTCGTCTTCGGCCGGCACGCCAAAGGCTTCGTCCTGTTCCGGCAGCTCGATGTCGCCGGGTGTTTCGCCCGCCGGCGCGATGAGACTCACGTCGACGTCGCCGTCGCCTTGTGCGGCCTTGAGGGTTTGCAGGAGTGTATTGATGGAGTCGGGCGGGAATCTGACTTTGCCGGCCAGGATGTCGGTGACTGAGAGGCGTTCACCATAAAACCGCTCGTTCTCGTCGGTGCGCTCGATGACAATGGTCCCGTCGACGGCCACTCCGGCATAGAGACCTTTGCTCTTCATATAAGTCCAAATGGGCGACTGGCGCTTGTGGACCTCGGAATCCAGCACGCCGCCCATACCAACCGGCCCAGCAGCGGCACTGACCTCGCCACCCAGCGTACAGCGCACCTTCTTGAAGGCATTGAGCGCCTCGGTTGTATTGATAATCACCACGCAATCATATATATCGACACCAGCCAAGAACCCAATGCCCGCGGTGTGCAGCATGATCCCAGACGGCGGACTCCATTCACCGGTTTCGGGGATCCGCGCAAGAAGCACACCACTCCCCCCGGAGCCGCTCATCCAGAGGCCGGTGCGCATCGTCGTGAACACAGCAATACCCTTGGCCTGCTTCACGACATGGGAGGGAATCTTCTTGATAACGCGTTGCTTGCCCTTGGGCCGATTAATCTTGCCCTGGTCATCGGTGGCCACCTCCGACTCGGCGGCATAGAAGCCATCCTTACAGAAGCTGCGCAGGATGCGCGCGGCCTTGTCGCTCTCTTTGTCGATGGACATGGGCCAGAAGGCCTCGGCGCCTAGGCGGTTCGAGAGCCGGTTGACGGGGCCGCCGAGCTTGTCGACGGTCTGCCATGCTTTGTCGAAGCCGCGCTTTGAGTAGCCCTTGGTCTTGTCCCAGGTGGAGGGCGGCATCTTGGGCTCGTTGGGATGGTGGGTTGAGCGAGAGTCGGGTGGACGTGGTGCGGATCTAGAAACGGGAAACGGTCGAAGCCCTCCTGCGAACAGCAGGCGTGGGAGGGGGCTTTCTCCCCGAGATACCTCGCTCGGTGGGTTGGAATGGCGCGCGCGAGCGAGTCGGGATGCAGGAATCTAGGATCGGCGGGTGGCTGGAATGTGGCCGGGAATGTGTGAgcgagggtgatgatgggATATATATTATTGAACCGATAGTTACCGTGAAAACCAACAACGGACTGGTGGCCGGGGAAAAATGATGGCGAGACAGACGATGTTCGCAGATATAGTCCGGCCGAGGGCGGGAAGGAAGGTcgagaggaaggaagggaaggaagagacagaTCACCTTGACAAATCAAGGGTACCTGATGACATGTATATTGGACAGCGGGAAATTCCAGGAGGCGGGCGGGTTCGTTAATACTGAACGGGTCAGACGGCAGACAGAAGATGGTCAAGTAGGTCCGAGTGGCGCCGTGGTTCCGTCTAACGGCGCGAACGTCATCGACTTGCGCGTGCAAGGGATCAGGCATTCATATTGGTCCGGGTAGGTACCGGGAGACTTTTGTACATAGCCATCAGAATGCCATTGTTAACATGATTATTCTTGTTCTTGAGTGCTCTCTCGTCGGGCACAGGCCCTTCGGACTAGCTAGGTTATAGATGTCTCCAATAGATCACCCCCACCGCCCCTCCATTAAATGAGCCAAAAGCGGGACAGGATCTAGACCTGGGCTATTCCCAACTACGTGGAAGTAAGCTGAATACTGGCAAGTCAGTAGTAATAGAACTAGGATCCCGGCAGATTCGAGTTCAGACGGTCGGACTGCCCCGGTCGGCCTCGAGGGGTCTCTAGGTTCATTCAGGTGGGATGGCAATCAGCCGGGAACAATAAGGTGATCACGTGACCAAGAACGAGGCTAGACCATTCTGGGTGGTATAGTCTACTACACGGCTACAGAAGACAAAGATGGTATATACACAGGCCTACAGCGCACCCAATTCCTTCAGCTTGGACACCAGgccatcgacatcctcgaccttgccgcCGCCCGTGCGTGGTGGGGGTTCTAGGGGAGAGCAGTCAGCGAGAGAGCACAGCGAGAGCATGGAACGAGGAACAAAAACATACCGGTAACCTTCAGCGTCTTCAACCGCCGGGTATCCTCGACGCCAAAGTCGGCAagcgtcttcttctccagcggcttcttcttcgccttcataATATTCGGCAGACTCGCATACCGTGGCTCATTCAGACGCAGATCCGTCGTGATAACCAACGGCAACTTCGTCCGCAGCGTCTCAACACCCCCATCAACCTCATGCGTAATCTCTACCGTCCCAGCCTCATCCTTGATCTCAACCTTGCTCGCCTGCGTAGTCTGCGGCCAGCCCAACAGCCCGGCAAGCATCTGGCCCGTCTGGCCCTGGTCGCCGTCGATAGCCTGCTTCCCCAGCAGAACCAGGTTGatatcttctttctcgacGACGCTGTGCAGCAGCTTGGCGATCGTGAGCGGCTCGGGCCCGCCGTCGCCCGATCCCTCGGGGACCTCGACGTGGAACGCCTTGTCAGCGCCCATGGCCATCGCTGTGCGCAGTGTGTCGGCGCATTTGGGGCCGCCGGCAGATAGGGCCAAGATCGAGTCGACTTTCAGGGGGCCCTTGCGCTCGCGCAGCCGgacggcttcttcgatgGAGAGCTCATCGAATGGGTTCAGGGAGTGCTTGACCCCGGCGGTTTCGACGCCCGTCTGGGCTTTGTTGATTCGGGGCTTGATCTGTAGAGCCGGCAACGTTAGCATTCGGACTTGATGAATTTCACGCTTTCAATGCCGTTCAGGGTGGTCTTGTGACAGCATCGGCGGGCTTCGTGCACAACCGACCGACCGACtggctggagagaaaagacGAACCGCGTAGTCGATGACCCGCTTGACGGGCACCAATATCCGTAAACCTttgctggccatgatgaatgAAGGAAACGAGCAATCTGCGGAACAATTGCTCTCGAAACGATGGAGAGAagtgggagagaaagaagtAACCGAGTCAAATCGCCGACGCCGCCCGAGTGTAGCCTCACCGCCCTTGGGGGCTGCCGAGGTTATGCTTGTATACTACACGGCTACGGAGGTACTAAATTATGCGACGATCATGCCGATGATTCCTATAGGATGGAATTCACTACCACGTCTCCTGCTTGTACCGCccgctcttctccatcccgATTAGGtactcctccgcctcggcccGATTGAAGGGATGTCCCGACGTGCTTCCATGTTGGAACGTCTCGATGAGCGCCTCGCGGACGGCCTGGGGCATGTGGCCCGAGGAGCCGCAGATATACACCGACCCTTCTATGT is part of the Penicillium psychrofluorescens genome assembly, chromosome: 4 genome and encodes:
- a CDS encoding uncharacterized protein (ID:PFLUO_006094-T1.cds;~source:funannotate), which produces MPSENSVKAGLALIENDKSKLLGLKVGQHANVETGQYIPRADAQSPPTLSFPSASPTKTYLAISLDIDAPFPSFDVLGPILHWIQPNVKVSGESLSTDAPFVANYIGPAPPPGSSPHRYTFFLYEQPEGFDYKKYAPADGKTLGNFSRMRYDLDAWAKEIGLGGVVAFNYFTSN
- a CDS encoding uncharacterized protein (ID:PFLUO_006095-T1.cds;~source:funannotate); amino-acid sequence: MPPSTWDKTKGYSKRGFDKAWQTVDKLGGPVNRLSNRLGAEAFWPMSIDKESDKAARILRSFCKDGFYAAESEVATDDQGKINRPKGKQRVIKKIPSHVVKQAKGIAVFTTMRTGLWMSGSGGSGVLLARIPETGEWSPPSGIMLHTAGIGFLAGVDIYDCVVIINTTEALNAFKKVRCTLGGEVSAAAGPVGMGGVLDSEVHKRQSPIWTYMKSKGLYAGVAVDGTIVIERTDENERFYGERLSVTDILAGKVRFPPDSINTLLQTLKAAQGDGDVDVSLIAPAGETPGDIELPEQDEAFGVPAEDDPDPYGVKALEAEGLFIREAGTKVRPSLDVFEFRPHHNSPVFATFSRRSADSSPRNSWRTGSWRASVQSYMSADRGTQTDEAPLTAPTSVSRASSRSAKEKEEEEFADVALQQSPWDEEPVRWGAGEEKEQDDEKEKVDDTHEIDSEEDDLEVHEVSNATVTTQEAVMTTPTLGGEEFGDSKTKSPTFTRARLVTTPTLGEEEFSDSKTKSPTFTRARLVTIPKTKRPTPPPLPPRHPEHIWDTLSSQDSNSPTGLSHSSHSTEPTEANERSESAEPIEPVEPASDLPSNVKSLQISAAVPAVLDEDFDEDDMESIPETPLEEFHSIDGDHESDVEDATIVEKDLPTERKESVETVSLDQPEAITEAIPEATAEATAEQEQAQEDNPETASELLDHKLGEIYIDESRLDTEADTVADTEADKTVTSSVSAETA
- a CDS encoding uncharacterized protein (ID:PFLUO_006096-T1.cds;~source:funannotate), with product MASKGLRILVPVKRVIDYAIKPRINKAQTGVETAGVKHSLNPFDELSIEEAVRLRERKGPLKVDSILALSAGGPKCADTLRTAMAMGADKAFHVEVPEGSGDGGPEPLTIAKLLHSVVEKEDINLVLLGKQAIDGDQGQTGQMLAGLLGWPQTTQASKVEIKDEAGTVEITHEVDGGVETLRTKLPLVITTDLRLNEPRYASLPNIMKAKKKPLEKKTLADFGVEDTRRLKTLKVTEPPPRTGGGKVEDVDGLVSKLKELGAL